Proteins co-encoded in one Trueperella abortisuis genomic window:
- a CDS encoding PhoH family protein: MEATKTVTVPDRVPMINILGHRDEVLRALEKGLAPAGLHVLGQKITIRGPEADVDLAVDLIGELISVAAMGEHLTVDAVDRALAIMRSGLAKPTDLLNSDILTNHGKTIRPKTLGQKAYVDAIDDNTIVFGIGPAGTGKTYLAMAKAVVALQRKEVSRIILTRPVVEAGESLGFLPGSLNDKVDPYMRPLYDALYDMIDLDAIPKLLAAGTIEVAPLAYMRGRTLSNAFVILDEAQNTTPEQMKMFLTRLGFHSKMVVTGDLTQVDLPSKKTSGLMLAHRILRDVDKIAFIELGSADVVRHRLVADIIDAYARYDAE; this comes from the coding sequence ATGGAAGCTACAAAGACTGTCACCGTCCCCGACCGGGTGCCGATGATCAACATCCTAGGTCACCGCGATGAGGTGTTGCGCGCCCTCGAAAAGGGGCTGGCGCCGGCCGGTTTGCACGTCCTCGGGCAAAAGATCACGATCCGCGGGCCCGAGGCCGACGTCGACCTGGCAGTCGACCTGATCGGCGAACTGATCTCCGTGGCAGCGATGGGGGAGCACTTGACAGTCGACGCCGTCGATCGGGCACTGGCCATCATGCGCTCGGGGCTGGCCAAGCCCACCGACCTGCTCAACTCCGACATCCTCACCAATCACGGCAAGACGATCCGCCCCAAGACGCTCGGGCAGAAGGCCTACGTCGACGCGATCGACGACAACACGATCGTCTTCGGCATCGGCCCGGCCGGTACGGGCAAGACGTACCTGGCGATGGCGAAGGCCGTGGTGGCCCTCCAGCGCAAGGAAGTCTCACGCATCATCCTGACCCGCCCGGTGGTGGAGGCGGGGGAGTCGCTCGGGTTCTTGCCCGGCTCGCTTAACGACAAGGTCGACCCATACATGCGCCCGCTTTACGACGCGCTTTACGACATGATCGACCTTGACGCGATCCCGAAGCTGCTCGCGGCGGGCACGATCGAGGTGGCGCCGCTGGCCTACATGCGCGGGCGCACGTTGTCTAACGCGTTCGTCATCCTCGACGAGGCGCAAAACACCACGCCGGAGCAGATGAAAATGTTCCTCACCCGCCTAGGTTTCCACTCGAAGATGGTGGTCACGGGAGACCTGACCCAGGTGGACCTGCCGTCGAAAAAGACCTCCGGCCTGATGCTGGCCCATAGGATCCTGCGGGATGTGGATAAGATCGCGTTCATCGAGTTGGGTTCGGCCGACGTGGTGCGCCACCGGCTGGTGGCTGACATTATTGACGCTTACGCACGATACGACGCCGAGTGA
- a CDS encoding 16S rRNA (uracil(1498)-N(3))-methyltransferase, with protein MTLPVYIDPDLVDAEQVRLAGPEAHHAAVVRRTNVGERIDVVNGAGLRVTIEVDSVTKGEVRGRRVASVQEEPARPRLTLVQALAKRGHDEQALETCTEYGADAFVPWMAERSIVRWSGEKARKGQARLAEAVWAATKQSRRAYLPRVHPLHTSDQLAEAIARFDGLALVCHEEATTPLVDLLPIERDVMIVVGPEGGITPAELAAFQEAGATAVALGRHVMRSATAGAWASAVVRAYR; from the coding sequence ATGACGCTCCCGGTCTACATCGACCCCGACCTCGTCGACGCCGAGCAGGTCAGGCTCGCGGGCCCCGAGGCCCACCACGCCGCCGTCGTGCGGCGCACGAACGTGGGCGAGCGGATCGACGTCGTCAATGGCGCGGGGTTGCGCGTCACGATCGAGGTTGATTCGGTGACCAAGGGCGAGGTCCGCGGCCGGCGGGTGGCCTCCGTCCAGGAGGAGCCGGCACGCCCCCGCCTCACGCTCGTCCAGGCCCTCGCCAAGCGCGGCCACGACGAGCAAGCGCTCGAGACGTGCACCGAATACGGCGCCGACGCCTTCGTCCCGTGGATGGCCGAGCGATCCATCGTGCGCTGGAGCGGGGAGAAGGCGCGCAAGGGGCAGGCTCGGCTGGCGGAGGCTGTGTGGGCGGCCACAAAGCAGTCCCGGCGCGCCTACCTTCCCCGGGTCCACCCCCTCCACACGAGCGATCAGCTGGCCGAGGCGATTGCGCGCTTTGACGGGCTCGCTCTCGTCTGCCACGAGGAGGCGACGACGCCGCTTGTGGACCTGCTGCCCATCGAACGTGACGTCATGATCGTCGTCGGGCCTGAGGGCGGGATCACGCCCGCGGAGCTCGCGGCTTTCCAGGAGGCGGGTGCGACGGCGGTGGCGCTGGGCAGGCACGTCATGCGCTCGGCGACGGCGGGGGCGTGGGCGAGCGCCGTCGTGCGGGCTTACCGGTAG
- the dnaJ gene encoding molecular chaperone DnaJ: protein MADYYEVLGVARNATQAEIKKAYRKKSRELHPDNPNGGSTEKYQEVNNAYEVLSNPDKRQMYDLGGEDALRGGGAGYSPGFEGFQDIFNTFFGGANTRRGPASRARRGQDTLVVVTLTLEEVVFGAEKTIKHEAVVECPHCHGNMAEPGTEPVPCTNCDGTGSVQQVTQSLFGQVMSQTVCGRCQGYGTIIVTPCGECSGEGRIRANQPVTIKVPAGVEEGMRIRLQGRGDAGLAGGPAGDLFAQVQIESDPVFTRSGDDLLCTLQVPMTAAALGTKLEIDTFDGEQTISLDPGTQAGYVTTLPGLGVGRLHRGGRGDLKVQVQVLTPTKLDARQRELLEQFAHERGEEAGELVNSSQSVFGRIWDRLSGR, encoded by the coding sequence GTGGCAGATTATTACGAGGTCTTGGGGGTCGCCCGGAACGCGACCCAGGCTGAGATCAAGAAGGCCTACCGAAAGAAGTCGCGCGAGCTTCACCCCGACAACCCCAACGGCGGCTCAACCGAGAAGTATCAAGAGGTCAACAACGCCTACGAGGTGCTCTCCAACCCGGACAAGCGCCAGATGTACGACCTTGGCGGGGAGGACGCACTGCGCGGCGGCGGGGCAGGCTACAGCCCCGGCTTCGAGGGCTTCCAAGATATCTTCAACACGTTCTTCGGCGGTGCCAATACCCGCCGCGGCCCGGCCTCGCGCGCCCGGCGCGGCCAGGACACGCTCGTGGTGGTGACCCTGACCCTCGAAGAGGTCGTGTTCGGCGCCGAGAAGACGATCAAGCACGAAGCCGTGGTCGAGTGTCCACACTGCCACGGGAACATGGCCGAGCCGGGTACCGAGCCCGTGCCGTGCACGAACTGCGACGGCACCGGCTCCGTTCAGCAGGTCACGCAGTCGCTGTTTGGGCAGGTCATGTCGCAGACGGTGTGCGGGCGCTGCCAGGGATACGGCACGATCATCGTCACCCCGTGCGGGGAGTGCTCCGGTGAGGGGCGCATCCGCGCCAACCAGCCGGTCACCATCAAGGTCCCGGCCGGCGTCGAGGAGGGGATGCGTATCCGCCTCCAGGGGCGCGGGGATGCCGGGCTGGCGGGCGGCCCTGCCGGTGACCTCTTCGCCCAGGTTCAGATCGAATCCGACCCGGTCTTCACCCGCTCCGGGGACGACCTACTCTGCACGCTCCAGGTGCCGATGACGGCGGCCGCGCTCGGCACGAAGCTGGAGATCGACACCTTCGACGGCGAGCAGACGATCTCGCTCGATCCGGGCACGCAGGCGGGCTACGTCACGACCCTTCCGGGCCTGGGAGTGGGGCGCCTCCACCGAGGCGGGCGCGGCGACCTCAAGGTTCAGGTCCAGGTACTCACCCCCACCAAGCTTGACGCCCGCCAGCGCGAACTGCTCGAGCAGTTCGCCCACGAGCGCGGGGAGGAGGCGGGCGAGCTCGTCAACTCCAGCCAGTCCGTGTTCGGGCGCATCTGGGATCGGCTCTCGGGTCGATGA
- the hrcA gene encoding heat-inducible transcriptional repressor HrcA has translation MWGGVMATDRQARVLNAIVQDYVKTGEPVGSRAVVERHNLGVSPATVRNDMVSLEEAGLIHQPHTSAGRVPTDAGYRQFVDQIASLKPLSRAERNAIKRMLFEAVDLDEVITRAAALLSSLTNQLAMVQYPSLRLTALRHIELVPLTDTRALVVIITDAGRVEQRMVGFPAALSEEDLVTLRRVLNAELEDLHVAGLAAALGRVEDGLAEALKPAARLVVQVVEETLRNEAEERVVVAGTANLTRYAIDFGSSVFPLLDAIEEQVVLLRILAHQEDGLHVGIGRENSSDALSETSVVSTNYVGADQQTLARLGIIGPTRMDYTANMSSVYAVAKYLSDILAAN, from the coding sequence ATGTGGGGAGGCGTGATGGCGACTGATCGACAGGCGAGAGTTTTGAACGCCATCGTGCAAGATTACGTCAAGACGGGCGAACCGGTTGGCTCGCGCGCCGTCGTCGAGCGGCACAATCTGGGGGTCTCGCCCGCCACCGTCCGCAACGACATGGTCTCGCTGGAGGAGGCCGGCCTCATCCACCAGCCCCACACCTCCGCCGGGCGGGTTCCCACCGACGCCGGATACCGGCAGTTCGTGGATCAGATCGCGTCCCTCAAGCCGCTCTCGCGTGCCGAGCGCAACGCGATCAAGCGGATGCTGTTCGAGGCGGTGGACTTAGATGAGGTGATCACCCGCGCCGCCGCTCTCCTGTCCTCGCTGACCAACCAGCTGGCGATGGTGCAGTACCCCTCGTTGCGGCTCACAGCCCTCCGCCACATTGAGCTGGTCCCCCTCACCGACACCCGCGCGCTGGTGGTCATCATCACCGACGCGGGCCGCGTGGAGCAGCGCATGGTTGGCTTCCCGGCCGCGCTCAGCGAGGAGGACCTGGTGACCCTGCGCCGGGTGCTGAACGCCGAGCTGGAAGACCTCCACGTGGCGGGCCTGGCTGCGGCGTTGGGCCGGGTGGAGGACGGCCTGGCCGAGGCGCTCAAGCCGGCCGCCCGCCTCGTCGTGCAGGTGGTGGAGGAGACGCTACGCAACGAAGCCGAGGAGCGGGTCGTCGTCGCCGGGACCGCGAACCTGACCCGGTACGCCATCGACTTCGGATCATCCGTCTTCCCGCTCCTCGATGCGATCGAAGAGCAGGTGGTGCTGCTACGCATCCTCGCCCACCAGGAGGACGGCCTTCACGTGGGGATCGGCAGGGAGAACTCGAGTGATGCCCTGAGCGAAACCTCTGTGGTGTCCACCAACTATGTGGGCGCGGACCAGCAAACTTTGGCCCGGCTTGGCATTATTGGACCGACGCGCATGGACTACACGGCGAACATGTCCTCCGTCTATGCGGTGGCGAAATACCTATCTGACATTTTGGCAGCTAACTAA
- a CDS encoding DUF3097 family protein, translated as MSYFDRYGEDVLSAPASRIRDVTVEVGMVLEDVASGYVGEVIKVGKVAGQWQMELEDAKMRRRGFPLGRGFWLEGEAVNLIPPLPKAIRRAPKITASGSFHVKHEARVAKASRIWVEGKHDAELISKIWGSDLAYEGIMIEELFGADNLPQILSVFGPSESKRAGIMLDHLIPGSKEARIAAKVTAMEGVLVLGHPYVDVWQAIKPGVVGLKAWPQVPRGEDIKKGTLARMGWPHATVEDVGLGWAKILAAVRDYRDLEPAFLGRMEELIDFVTAARPTPHPEG; from the coding sequence ATGAGCTATTTCGACCGCTACGGCGAGGACGTCCTGTCCGCCCCCGCCTCCCGCATCCGCGACGTCACCGTGGAGGTGGGCATGGTTCTCGAAGACGTCGCCTCCGGCTACGTGGGCGAGGTGATCAAGGTGGGCAAGGTGGCCGGCCAATGGCAAATGGAGCTCGAGGACGCCAAGATGCGACGGCGCGGCTTCCCGCTCGGGCGCGGATTCTGGCTCGAGGGAGAGGCCGTCAACCTTATCCCGCCCCTTCCCAAAGCGATCCGCCGCGCACCGAAGATCACCGCCTCCGGATCCTTCCACGTCAAGCACGAGGCGCGCGTGGCCAAAGCCTCCCGAATCTGGGTGGAGGGCAAGCACGACGCCGAGCTCATCTCCAAAATCTGGGGCTCCGACCTTGCCTACGAGGGCATCATGATCGAGGAGCTCTTCGGCGCGGATAACCTCCCCCAGATCCTGTCCGTCTTCGGCCCCTCGGAATCCAAGCGCGCCGGCATCATGCTCGACCACCTCATCCCGGGTTCCAAGGAGGCCCGCATCGCCGCCAAGGTCACCGCGATGGAGGGCGTGCTCGTGCTCGGTCACCCCTACGTGGACGTCTGGCAGGCGATCAAGCCCGGCGTCGTCGGACTCAAGGCCTGGCCGCAGGTTCCACGCGGGGAGGACATCAAGAAGGGCACCCTCGCCCGTATGGGCTGGCCGCACGCGACAGTCGAGGACGTCGGGCTGGGCTGGGCGAAAATCCTGGCGGCGGTGCGCGACTACCGCGACCTCGAGCCGGCCTTCCTCGGTCGGATGGAAGAACTCATCGACTTCGTGACGGCCGCTAGACCCACACCTCATCCGGAAGGCTAG
- the hemW gene encoding radical SAM family heme chaperone HemW: MTELGLETVRVEGLSAYVHVPFCSVRCGYCDFNTYTNLDFGGGASAARFADTIVREIELARDLLGSAGPLRTVFFGGGTPTMLPASDLAAVLAALRDAFGAPEGEVTTEANPETVTPQVLESLARAGFTRFSFGMQSAVSHVLAVLDRRHTPGQVEQVARWAREMGLEFSLDLIYGAPGETLDDWRASLDAAIALEPGHISAYGLTIEEGTKMGAQLRRGEIPAPDPDVQATKYEMADEALSLAGYQWYEVSNWAKPGRRSEHNRAYWTNANWWGFGPGAHSHLDGRRFWNVKHPIAYAGKLEAGELAIAGGEILSAAERREEDIMLGIRLREGIEVGATPRAVVASLINDELIDPAAALAGRLRLTRKGRLLADVVTRTLWDAEEAS; encoded by the coding sequence GTGACTGAGCTCGGCCTTGAAACTGTGCGGGTGGAGGGCCTGTCCGCCTACGTCCACGTGCCTTTTTGCTCGGTGCGTTGCGGGTACTGCGACTTCAACACCTATACCAACCTCGACTTCGGCGGGGGCGCGAGCGCTGCGCGTTTTGCGGACACGATCGTGCGCGAGATTGAACTCGCCCGCGATCTGCTCGGCTCGGCCGGCCCGCTACGCACGGTCTTCTTCGGCGGCGGCACCCCGACAATGTTGCCCGCGTCGGATCTGGCGGCTGTGCTCGCGGCGCTCCGCGACGCCTTCGGCGCACCCGAGGGGGAGGTGACCACGGAGGCCAACCCAGAGACAGTCACGCCGCAGGTGCTCGAGTCCCTCGCCCGCGCCGGCTTTACCCGGTTTTCCTTCGGCATGCAGTCCGCCGTGAGTCACGTTCTCGCCGTACTCGACCGCCGCCACACCCCCGGCCAGGTCGAGCAGGTGGCCCGTTGGGCGCGCGAGATGGGCCTGGAGTTTTCCCTCGACCTCATCTACGGCGCACCGGGGGAAACCCTTGACGACTGGCGCGCCTCCCTCGACGCCGCCATTGCGCTCGAGCCCGGCCACATCTCCGCCTACGGCCTGACCATCGAGGAAGGCACGAAGATGGGAGCCCAGCTCCGGCGTGGGGAGATCCCCGCGCCGGACCCGGATGTGCAGGCCACCAAGTACGAGATGGCCGACGAGGCGCTGAGCCTAGCGGGCTACCAGTGGTATGAGGTGTCCAATTGGGCCAAGCCCGGCAGGCGCTCTGAGCACAACCGTGCCTACTGGACGAACGCCAACTGGTGGGGATTCGGCCCCGGCGCGCACTCCCACCTTGATGGCCGGCGGTTTTGGAATGTTAAACACCCCATCGCGTATGCCGGCAAGCTGGAGGCGGGCGAGCTGGCGATCGCCGGGGGAGAAATCCTGAGCGCGGCTGAGCGGCGCGAGGAGGACATCATGCTGGGCATCCGCCTGCGCGAGGGCATCGAGGTGGGCGCCACCCCGCGAGCCGTCGTCGCCTCGCTGATCAATGACGAACTGATCGACCCGGCCGCCGCCTTGGCGGGCCGCCTGCGCCTGACAAGAAAGGGCCGGCTGCTGGCCGACGTCGTGACCCGAACCCTGTGGGACGCCGAGGAGGCATCATGA
- the trmB gene encoding tRNA (guanosine(46)-N7)-methyltransferase TrmB encodes MSQPPTPEQNPNYGRIMSFTRRGSRLGDKYEKVMEQYGPAYVIDFPSGPAQTTMAQDVFVDLRAAFGRSAPLVVEIGPGSGEQTMSAALSRPEWNFLAIEAWSPGVARCVNAAVREGVQNVRIMEVDAAQALPILFRRGEVENPRAREVWTFFPDPWRKKRHHKRRLVSDDFAETVALVLEQGGVWRMATDWADYAWQMRDVVANSPHFSNPYSEKNPDAADQGQYRGGFAKRWPGRVMTRFESRGIEAGRKIYDIEAIRERD; translated from the coding sequence ATGTCCCAGCCGCCGACTCCCGAGCAGAACCCGAACTACGGCCGGATCATGTCCTTCACCCGGCGCGGCTCGCGCCTGGGGGACAAGTACGAGAAGGTCATGGAGCAGTATGGACCGGCCTACGTCATCGACTTTCCAAGCGGCCCGGCCCAGACCACCATGGCGCAGGACGTCTTCGTCGACCTGCGCGCCGCCTTCGGGCGTTCGGCCCCCCTCGTGGTCGAGATTGGGCCCGGCAGCGGGGAGCAGACGATGTCGGCGGCACTGTCCCGTCCGGAATGGAACTTCCTCGCGATCGAAGCCTGGTCACCCGGGGTGGCGCGCTGCGTGAACGCGGCCGTGCGCGAGGGCGTGCAGAACGTGCGGATCATGGAGGTCGACGCCGCCCAGGCCCTGCCCATCCTCTTTAGGCGTGGCGAGGTGGAGAACCCGCGCGCGCGGGAGGTGTGGACCTTCTTCCCTGACCCCTGGCGTAAGAAGCGCCACCACAAGCGCCGCCTGGTCAGCGACGACTTCGCCGAGACGGTTGCCCTCGTCCTCGAGCAGGGCGGGGTGTGGCGCATGGCGACGGACTGGGCGGACTACGCCTGGCAGATGCGCGACGTCGTGGCCAACAGCCCCCATTTTTCCAACCCGTACTCGGAGAAGAACCCTGACGCCGCCGATCAGGGCCAGTACCGGGGCGGCTTCGCCAAGCGTTGGCCGGGCCGGGTTATGACTCGCTTCGAGTCGCGCGGAATCGAGGCCGGGCGCAAGATTTACGACATCGAGGCGATCCGCGAGCGTGACTGA
- the lepA gene encoding translation elongation factor 4, producing MPVSTSAELAKIQPASTPAAQIRNFCIIAHIDHGKSTLADRMLQLTDVVAEREMRAQYLDRMDIERERGITIKSQAVRMPWTVDGQAYALNMIDTPGHVDFAYEVSRSLAACEGAILLVDSAQGIEAQTLANLYMAIENDLTIIPVLNKIDLPAANPDKYAAELASLIGCDADDVIRVSGKTGQGVDELLDRIVAEIPSPTGDPDAEARAMIFDSVYDSYRGVVTYVRVVDGSLTPRQRVQMMSTHANHELLEIGVISPEPKPAAGLGVGEVGYLITGVKEVRQSRVGDTVTDARKPARSPLSGYRDPKPMVYSGIYPIDGSDYPALRDALDKLKLNDAALVYEPENSVALGFGFRCGFLGLLHLEIVTERLEREFDLDLIATAPSVIYRVVAEGGVEHVVQNPSEFPDGKIAAIYEPLVNATILTPSDYVGTTMELCQQRRGSLQGMDYLSEDRVELRYKLPLAEIVTDFFDQLKSRTKGYASLDYKEEGEQQADLVKVDILLNGEKVDAFSAIVHRDNAYHYGVEMTGKLKSLIPRQQFEIPVQAAIGSRIIARETIRALRKDMLAKCYGGDISRKRKLLEKQKEGKKRMKSIGRVDVPQEAFVAALSSEMPESKKK from the coding sequence GTGCCCGTTTCTACCTCTGCTGAGCTGGCCAAGATCCAGCCCGCGTCCACACCGGCCGCGCAGATTCGAAATTTCTGCATCATCGCCCACATCGATCACGGCAAGTCGACGCTTGCCGACCGGATGCTGCAGCTGACCGACGTCGTCGCCGAGCGTGAGATGCGCGCCCAGTACCTCGACCGGATGGACATCGAGCGCGAACGCGGAATCACCATCAAGTCCCAGGCGGTGCGGATGCCGTGGACGGTGGACGGGCAGGCCTACGCCCTGAACATGATTGACACCCCCGGCCACGTTGACTTCGCTTACGAGGTTTCCCGCTCGCTCGCCGCCTGCGAGGGGGCGATCCTGCTGGTGGATTCGGCGCAGGGCATCGAAGCCCAGACCTTGGCTAACCTCTACATGGCCATCGAGAACGACCTCACGATCATCCCGGTTCTCAACAAGATCGACCTACCCGCCGCGAACCCGGACAAGTACGCCGCCGAGCTCGCCTCCCTTATCGGCTGTGACGCCGATGATGTCATACGGGTCTCGGGCAAGACGGGGCAGGGCGTGGATGAGCTGCTCGACCGGATCGTCGCAGAGATACCTTCCCCCACGGGCGACCCGGATGCCGAGGCGCGCGCCATGATCTTCGACTCCGTCTACGATTCCTACCGCGGGGTTGTCACCTACGTGCGCGTGGTGGACGGGAGCCTCACCCCGCGCCAGCGGGTGCAGATGATGTCCACCCACGCTAACCACGAGCTGCTCGAGATCGGCGTCATCTCGCCCGAACCCAAGCCGGCCGCCGGGCTGGGCGTGGGGGAGGTGGGCTACCTCATCACGGGTGTGAAGGAGGTGCGTCAGTCGCGAGTCGGTGACACGGTCACCGATGCGCGCAAGCCGGCTAGGAGCCCGCTTTCTGGCTACCGCGATCCCAAGCCCATGGTCTACTCGGGTATCTATCCCATCGACGGCTCGGACTACCCGGCACTGCGCGACGCGCTAGACAAGCTCAAGCTTAACGACGCCGCCCTCGTCTACGAGCCGGAGAACTCGGTGGCGCTCGGCTTCGGGTTTAGGTGCGGATTCCTCGGCCTGCTCCACCTCGAGATTGTCACGGAGCGCCTCGAGCGCGAGTTCGACCTTGACCTGATCGCCACCGCGCCCTCGGTCATCTACCGGGTTGTCGCTGAGGGCGGGGTGGAGCACGTCGTGCAAAACCCCTCCGAGTTTCCTGATGGGAAGATCGCCGCGATCTACGAGCCACTCGTCAACGCCACGATTCTCACCCCCTCCGACTATGTGGGCACCACGATGGAGCTGTGCCAGCAGCGCCGCGGCAGCCTGCAGGGGATGGACTACCTGTCGGAGGACCGTGTGGAACTGCGCTACAAGCTGCCGCTTGCCGAGATCGTCACCGACTTCTTCGACCAGCTCAAGTCGCGCACCAAGGGCTACGCCTCCCTCGACTACAAGGAGGAGGGCGAGCAGCAGGCGGACCTCGTCAAGGTTGACATCTTGCTCAACGGGGAGAAGGTCGACGCCTTCTCTGCCATCGTCCACCGCGACAACGCCTACCACTACGGCGTGGAGATGACGGGCAAGCTCAAGAGCCTCATCCCGCGTCAACAGTTCGAGATCCCCGTCCAGGCCGCCATCGGCTCGCGCATCATCGCCCGCGAGACGATTCGCGCCCTGCGCAAGGACATGCTCGCCAAGTGCTACGGTGGCGATATTTCCCGCAAGCGCAAACTGTTGGAAAAGCAGAAGGAAGGAAAGAAGCGCATGAAGTCGATCGGCCGCGTGGACGTGCCGCAGGAGGCTTTCGTCGCCGCGCTCTCCTCCGAGATGCCCGAGTCGAAGAAGAAGTAG
- a CDS encoding HAD-IA family hydrolase, giving the protein MYSSILWDMGGTLIDTYPAVDNLLARIGYRTSAPSDAQLSEVAALRSVSIEHAMNKLHQLYGADLDALHAGYAELKETWRTRPAPLMSGARRVLGAVHDAGGLNLVATHRDRRSAENLLAAHGIEVDDMVCAPDGYERKPSPQMYQVLIERHHLDPATVIALGDRPIDVEAATAAGIRGYLLDHRGEEAGTLASLSDVLALIGERV; this is encoded by the coding sequence ATGTATTCCTCCATCTTATGGGACATGGGCGGCACGCTGATCGACACCTACCCCGCCGTCGACAACCTGCTCGCGCGGATCGGGTACCGCACGAGTGCGCCCAGCGACGCCCAGCTGTCCGAGGTGGCTGCCCTGCGCTCGGTATCGATCGAGCACGCGATGAACAAGCTCCACCAGCTCTACGGCGCTGACCTAGACGCCCTCCACGCCGGCTATGCGGAGCTCAAGGAAACGTGGAGAACCCGTCCGGCTCCGCTGATGAGCGGGGCGCGCCGCGTGCTTGGCGCCGTTCACGACGCCGGAGGGCTCAACCTCGTGGCCACCCATCGCGACCGCCGCTCGGCCGAGAACCTGCTGGCCGCCCACGGGATCGAGGTGGACGACATGGTGTGTGCCCCCGACGGCTACGAGCGCAAGCCCTCCCCGCAGATGTACCAGGTTCTCATCGAGCGCCACCACCTCGACCCGGCCACCGTCATCGCGCTCGGCGATCGGCCGATCGACGTCGAGGCCGCCACCGCCGCCGGAATCCGCGGCTATCTGCTCGATCACCGCGGCGAAGAGGCAGGCACCCTTGCCTCTCTCAGCGACGTGCTGGCGCTGATCGGTGAGCGCGTGTGA
- a CDS encoding PH domain-containing protein, producing the protein MGFNKKLLAADEYVIRHMREHVKAIFPNILALVVVVVALVLALVFLPDSVSPWAHWAAGATAALLALFLFVIPWLQWMTSTFTVTNRRIITRTGILNKTGHDIPLSRISSASYERDMIDRVFGCGTLILETSAGNPVTLHDVPDVERLHVTLIELLDEGEDE; encoded by the coding sequence ATGGGATTTAACAAGAAGCTCCTGGCCGCCGACGAGTACGTCATCCGCCACATGCGTGAGCACGTCAAGGCCATTTTCCCGAACATCCTCGCCCTCGTGGTCGTGGTGGTGGCGCTCGTCCTCGCCCTCGTCTTCCTGCCGGACTCCGTGAGCCCGTGGGCGCACTGGGCCGCCGGCGCCACCGCGGCGCTCCTGGCGCTCTTCCTGTTCGTAATCCCCTGGCTGCAGTGGATGACGAGCACGTTCACTGTCACCAATCGCCGGATCATCACCCGCACTGGCATCCTCAACAAGACCGGCCATGACATCCCGCTCTCCCGGATTTCGAGCGCCTCCTACGAGCGCGACATGATTGACCGCGTCTTCGGTTGCGGCACCTTGATCCTCGAAACCTCCGCCGGAAACCCGGTCACGCTCCACGATGTGCCCGACGTCGAGCGTCTGCACGTGACCCTCATCGAGCTCCTCGACGAGGGCGAGGACGAGTAG
- a CDS encoding type II toxin-antitoxin system PemK/MazF family toxin, with translation MDSLRRAVASAGRTLGRELARKAGDEIVRALGGTGRSGGGSAQRRPPAVPRTRPRGATLPGPTEHAIEWPVSRIGLPEFDYSPLPDGFPDPGEVVWAWVPFDENDGRGKDRPVLVLAGYEEHVVFVQMSSKDHDSYARYEASQGRTWMDIGRGAWDPRGRESEVRLDRLLVAHVAQVRREGATLDRERYDAVVSALTELHG, from the coding sequence ATGGACTCGCTGCGCCGGGCCGTCGCCTCCGCCGGCCGCACGCTCGGGCGGGAACTGGCGCGCAAGGCGGGAGACGAAATCGTCCGCGCTCTTGGCGGGACGGGAAGATCTGGAGGCGGTTCGGCGCAACGCCGACCGCCGGCTGTCCCGCGGACGCGGCCGCGAGGCGCAACCCTGCCCGGGCCCACCGAGCACGCCATCGAGTGGCCCGTATCGCGCATCGGGCTACCCGAGTTCGACTACTCCCCACTCCCCGACGGCTTTCCCGACCCGGGCGAAGTGGTATGGGCGTGGGTGCCCTTCGACGAAAACGACGGGCGCGGCAAGGATCGGCCCGTGCTCGTGCTCGCCGGATACGAGGAGCACGTCGTCTTCGTACAAATGTCGAGCAAGGACCACGACAGCTATGCGCGCTACGAGGCCAGCCAGGGCCGGACGTGGATGGACATCGGGCGTGGCGCATGGGATCCGCGCGGGCGCGAATCGGAGGTCCGCCTCGACCGGCTGCTCGTGGCCCATGTCGCCCAGGTTCGCCGCGAGGGAGCCACGCTGGATCGGGAGCGCTACGACGCCGTCGTGAGCGCGCTCACGGAACTCCACGGCTAA
- a CDS encoding CsbD family protein yields MSFEDIKNEAKDLGGKAKETAGKATENENLEFEGKKDQILADVKKTASEAGEKAKGLVNEAIDKIKGDK; encoded by the coding sequence ATGAGCTTTGAGGACATCAAGAACGAAGCCAAGGATCTCGGCGGCAAGGCCAAGGAGACGGCCGGCAAGGCAACCGAGAACGAAAACCTCGAGTTCGAGGGCAAGAAGGATCAGATCCTGGCCGACGTGAAGAAGACCGCCAGCGAGGCCGGCGAGAAGGCCAAGGGCCTCGTCAACGAGGCGATCGACAAGATCAAGGGCGACAAGTAG